The segment GAACTATGGACAAATGACATTAAAGCATTTGGTTCTACAATTCTTACCATTTTTGGGATTTTCTTTCTTATTGTCTATAAAAGAACAAAACAAGAAATCTATCTCATTACTGGAATCATTGGAGTGGTCTCCTATCCCTACTTTTCAGTACCAACAGATTTTTTCTATAAAATGTTTCATTCATATAATGTCCTTTTGACTCACTACTATGGTTTTATAACGATTTCCTTTTCCACGAACATTTTTGCACAAATGGTAAATGGAAAAATTAATAAAAAATTTGTTACAGTATTAGGTATTTCACAAACTCTTCTTGCTGTTCTGATTACAAGTTTATACTTTATTGATAGTGTTGATCTTTTCCAAATAATGAGAAAACTCGTTTTCATTTCTTGCGGACTTACCTCTGTTCATACTGTTTATAAAAGCTATCAATTCTCAAAAACAAAACAAACAGGTTCAAGAATTTTATTCTACAGTTTTTTGACCTACTTTATGACAACAACACATGATATCTTTTTAGCGACGGACGTTATTGTCTCACGAGCTCTTGCTCCTACTGGAGGACTATTTTACATCGTTTCAATTATTTATTACACAATCTACATCTATTCAGATACCTATAGAAGAAATGATGAATTAGTTGGTGAACTTACAAATATGACTCAAAGTCTTGAACAAGCGGTGCAAGACACAACGGCAGAACTAGAAGAAACAAATAAACTACTCCATCAAACTGGACAAACAGCTGGAATGTACCAACTGGCCAATGGAATTTTGCATGATATCGCCAATGTTTTAACAACCACACTTGCTCTTGCAAAAAGAATCATTTCACTAGTAAATCATGAAGACACTCGGTCTCCTTATAAAGAAAAACTTAGTATTCATACATCTAAGCTTTATAATTCTCTCAAAATAGTAGCTGATATTATCAAATCACAACAAAATTATGCTAAAACTAAAGTTGAAAGTGAGAGAATCCCTGTTGAACAACTTATACAAGATATTATTGATTTAAATTCGACATTTATTTCAAATGAGGCCGTCAAAGTACATCTTGACTTAACTCCCAACTTAAGTCCTTGGTGTCATAAGAATAAGTTGTTTCAGGTTCTACTCAATCTCTTTAAAAACAGTATCGAAGCACTCAAAGAAAACGCTATTGACAACCGTGAGGTATGGATTTCAACATACGAAAGCGGTGATTTTTGTGTTATTAAAATTAAAGATAATGGGATTGGAATTTCAAAAGAAAACCTTGAAAAAATGTTCACACACGGCTTCACTACGAAGAAAACTGGACATGGGTTTGGACTACACGCTTCTTTTAATTCAATTAAAGAAATGGGTGGTGAAATGAAAGTGGAAAGTAATGGAGAGGGAGAAGGTGCAGCTTTTTACCTTCAACTATCTATGGTCGCTAAGAAAAATGAAGAGGCCGCCTAACAAGCGATTCTAAGATCTTCTGGAAATGGAATAAAAAAAGACTGTTCAGTTAAATATGAAATTTTATATTTGAAGGCCAGAAATTCCAACTGTTTGAGAACGGCCATGAAATGAACAATGTTTTTTCTATAGAGTTCAAATTGTTGGATGATGAATCTTTTTTCCCCTGAAGTTAGCACACTCTTAAAAAAACCAAAGATATGATAGAAAGCATTTATTCGATTTTCTCGAGTTACACCTCCTCTTAAAACGTCACTAAAGACAGAGATATATTCTTTCTTCATACTTGTAAATGTTTCTCGAGTAACATCTGCGGCCATATGACCTAAGACACGCATTTTGTGTTGATTATATTGATAGAGTAAGAATTTGTGCTTCTTATGAAATTTCTGTAAATCTTTGTAGGTTAATACTGATTGATTGAACTCATTCAGAGCAAAAACTTGAACGAAGAAATTTTCTACTAATACCTCAGAATGCAATCGCCCATCATCAATGAGAGGTATATCTAAACTTTTCTTTAATAATTTAGCATACACTCCATCCGTTTTACCTAAAAAACGTCCTTCATCATCTGTATACGTTATTCTATCTAATGCACAGCTTGGTGAATTTTTCTTTAAAATTGCTCCGCATATTTGCTCAACAGGAATAGAATCATGAATATTTTTTAATCTCTGTTGCTCTTCCTTGTAATTCCTTCCTTCTTTGTCGACTAAGCACATATCTCCATTTGAAATTCTTAAATGCATTGCAGGTCTTGGTGTGCCTAACCCTATAAACTGTTCTGGGCAGATGGGAACAAACTCGATGAAACGAGAAAATAATTCATTAACAGTACGATTACTGCAGTGTCCTCCATCGTGACGAACTTTCATTCCAAGTAAACAGGAACTTATTAAAATTTTGGGTTTTTCATTCACTCTCATACCTTTGCTAAATAGGCATCTAGGCCTGTAAGATCAGTAAAATGTGTGAAATTTTCAATATTTGTAAATAAACGTCTATTGTAACTTGCATTTCCTCCAAAGATTAGCTTTTGATTGGGCCCAAGTTGGTTTGTAATAGTTGATAAATAATTATCAATAAAACCCTGATCTTTTACATTATCAATTGCTGAAGTTGCTCCTAAAATAATTGTGCTCGCTTTCAAGGATTGAAATGTATCGATCAAAGATTTGGCCGGTAAACCTGGGCCAAGATAATAAAACTTAAGGCCATGATGTTTGCATAACAATGCGGCCATCATAATTCCAAATTCGTGATAGTCCCCTTCTATTCCGGCAATGATTATTTTTTCAGCATGCAAAATATTATTTTTTGAAAAGTTAAACAGATAATGACCTAGATGAAACTTTAATAGAGAAGAGAGTGAATGCTACTGTGATATTGAGAAATTTCCCTTTTCCACTTTGACACCAACTTCATAAAGCAGAGGAGAGACAATCTTTAAGGCCATATCTTTGGGAGATAAGGACATTTTTAATTTTTCAAGTTCATGTCCAATCACATCGAGCTTATAAAATTGTAAGGCCATAAGCAATTTATCTAAGGAGTTATCGGTGTTGATCGTTTGGTTTTCAGGTATAGTGCGATTTGAATTTGCGTAATGCTTATTTACTTGTCCAATCATAGACTCAAGTTCTTCAATTGATAAGTGGGCCATACTTCCTATATTATTGCCAAGAATACTTAGATCACTAAGTAATTTCAATTTCTCAATGTTTTCTTTGGAGTACTTTCTTCGTCCTGTACTTGACCTTAAAGGTACAATAGCACTGTATCTTTTCTCCCATGCTCTAATAGTGTGTACACCAACTCCAGATAATCTTGAGGCCATCTGAATGCTATAGAAATTGTCTTTGTTTTGTTCCATTTTTGAAATATCCTTTTTTTAGAATATTAGCACAGATCTAGACATCACAAATAAGACTATTATGTCTGTCTAACTTATATCTAGCTTTATCGACAAATTTAAAATTGCATTTAGCTCACTCTGTGCAGCATAATAGTCTTAGGAATGGTAATATAATTAAGTATAATTAAACACTTAGAGGTATTTATGAAATTACTAATCACTGGAGCAACTGGAATGGTAGGAAATAGAGTCCTGCAATATCTAAATGGACAGGGCCATGACATAACTATTACAACACGTAGAAAAAATTTAGACGTTTCAAAACTCCCCTGCAAGGTCAATGTTTTAGAATGGACAGACAATTTAGATGCTAAATCACTTGTGGGGATTGAGGGGGTCATCAACCTAATGGGAGAAAACATAGGTGCTAAACGATGGAGTGATAATCAAAAAAAGCTTATTATAAACTCTAGGTTCGATAAGACTAGCGAATTAATTTCAAAACTTAATCTATCAGCAAAAGAAACTCTCAAAGTGTTTGTTAGTGCTAGTGCAATAGGAATTTATCCAAAGGATCAAATATCCCGAGATGAAAATTCAGAGCATGATAAAGATTTTTTGGCCAAGGTTTGTGAACAGTGGGAGTCATCCTTAAATAATTTAGGACAAAATGTTCGAAAAGTTATTTTTCGGATGGGAGTTGTTGTAGGAAATGGAGGAATGTTAAGTAAGTTAAGGCCAATTTTTAAACTTGGACTAGGTGGACCTATAGGTAGTGGAGACACATTAATGAGTTGGATACATGTGGACGATATTGCTAAGCTCTTTGTAGAAGCGATTTCACAAGAGAGTTTTGAAGGATGTTATAATGCAACGGCACCAGAAGTGATTTCAAACAAAGAATTTACCAAATCGCTCGCTCAATCACTCGGAAGACCAGCATTTTTTCCTGTTCCACCCTTTGCCCTTAAGCTGGCCTTTGGTGAGATGTCACACCTAATGTTAGATTCACAAAATATTGTTCCAAAAAGATTAATTGAAAAAAATTATAAGTTTCTCTATCCCAATATTTTAGCAGCGCTTAATTCTCTTTAATAAAGTAGTGCTGACAATCAGGAATGGAAGCGTAGGCCTTTTGTTTTTCATCATTTACATATTTTTCGAAGCTGAAGACTTCATCTTTTTGCAAAGTCATGTCACTCGTAAACTTAGGTGAAATAGAATTAACTTTTTTATATTTTGCCAAACGTGCGGCCAGGGCCCCTCCGACATACGTTGTCCATCTCTTCTTAAAAGCTTCTTCTTTGTCTGTGATCACATTTGTTTCTGTATAGATTTGATCGAGTTCAGGCCTAGTCAATTTTCCTTTAATGGCCAGTTCATGTCCCATTTTCAAATAAGTTTCTCTATTTCTTAAAAGTGCATATCTGGCCAGTTCTTCAGCTTCTAGTCTCATTTTAGCTTTAATAGTATTGAGTAATTTTAAATCATCTTGAGTGAGAGAATTTTCTTTATAGGTTTTTATGGTCATTCCTGTAGGGACAGTTCTATTTCCCCATTCTTTGGATAATCCGTTTATAAGAATTGCTTGTTCTGCGAGAGAGTTGGCCCTTTCCATATCATTGCTTTTTCCGCCAGCATCACTCCAGCCTTGAGTAATAAGTTGTTCACCAACAAACCCTCCTGAGAGTACGGCCATTTCTCTGATAATGTATTCATAATTTAGAGTTGGTCTTTTTATGTCTTTTGAAGAAGCTACACCTGCATAGACAATTAATGCTCCGTTAAATTCCATGACTCCAGGAATTCTTGATATAAATTTGGATTCAAAATAATCTTCTAAATAGACTTTTCTAACGATTTCATGGCCTGCTTCGTGAAATGATGTTTTAACTTGATCTTTCCAAGAAGTAACAGGGTTATCATGATGAAGCTTACCTTCTAAAATCACATGTATTTCTCTACCACTTTCTAGAACTAGTGTAATTTCTTTAAAATTTTGTCGGTTTTTTTCTCCGTTACTATCAGATGAGATTACCTCTCCGACTGAAATAAGTATGTCTGTATTACTTTCAACATCATTTTCAAGTAAGGCCAGACGAATTTTTTCATAAACTTCTCCATTGACATAATCATCAATAGACCTACCTTGTTTATCTGTATCAAATGACTCACTTTCAATAAAGTTCAATAATCTATTGTAGCTTTCAACGTTTTCAAATAATAGATTCCAACCTCTTTTACTTTCACTGGCCTTAAACTTATCCATGAGTAACTTCATTTTAAGATCAGCTATCTGTCTAGCGGCCTTAAAATCTAGAGGCGGATAAAAGAAGGCACCGTTAAGTCTATTAAGAAAAGCAGGCTTAAATTTTTGCTCCAGAGTTGATCGAACAAAATTTGGATTTTCTAAGCTAAATTCGAAGACATCCTGGAAGGCCTTTCTTCTTAGATCATCACTAAGCCAATCAGGTATACCATTATACCATTCTTCACCGGTATTACCGGTGATAATGAATGTAACATTGGCCATGGATCTTGCATTTCCATCAACAAATTCCACCACAGGTTCATCTAGAAAATTATATAGTTCAGTTTGAACTTCTTGAGGAGCATTTGATAATTCATCAAGGACAACTATAAAACGGCCCTGATGTTTGTCAAAGTGTTTCATAAACTCGGAAGGAATCACAAGACCTCTTGGATCTTTATGGCCAGTGATAACTGTTTTGAGATCATCAACTGATTTGATTCTACCCATTTCTAATATAACTAATTTTTTTGAAGATCCATATAGCGATTCTGCTAGAACCTTTGCAGTTTCAGTTTTCCCTGTTCCGGAAAGTCCAAAAAGGCCATAGCTTCTCGCTTTATCCTTTGTGTTAGCGCCACCAACGCGTCCCTCTTCAGCAAGTAAGACCGCTTTGGCAATCTTTTGTGCAATTTTATCTATTCCAAATATTTTTTCTTTTAGTCGATTTTCTAACCCTAGAAGATTTTCAATCTCTTCACTACTTATTGGCATTGGTGGAATATCGTAGAGAGTTGGTTCAATTAGAAGTTGTGCTTTTTTTGTGATAAGCTCATCAGTTTCCAGATTTTTATACTTGTAATTAAAGACAAGTTCCCAAGATTTATCTTCTCTTTGCTCAACATCTATATTTATTTTTAAACCTTCTTGAGCAACTATAATTTTTTTTACGAAGGCCATATTGATTGTTTCTTCAACTAAAATCCCAATCTTATCATCTAGGGGTCTGGCATTTTCTTCGGCATTAAAATTATATTCCTGGATGAATTTAACGAGTTTATTTGTAAAAGTGAATTTCAATCGACTAAATTCAGTATGTGATTCAAAATACTCCATTTGTAATTGATGAAGTTTAAAACGAATGATTTGTTGTAAACTTCCTGGCGAAAGAGGTCTCATGAGAAAAATTCTTGTTGCAGGGATTCGGCTAATTATTTCTTCTGAAGTTCCTTTTGCAGTTTCAGAATCATTATTTCCCAAAGCACTGTTATACTGCATGAGAGTATCTTTTAAGAGCGTTTTATTTTTATAGTTCTGTTCCCAAAGCGACAGACTTTCTTCATATGTGAGTGGTTTTCCAAAGCGCTTTCCACTTATTTCTCTGGCAGTAGTAAGATGAATCCCCTCGTTTGATGCTATATAAATAGTCACTGGAACAGCAATTGTTGTTAGACCGCCGTTTGGATTTTTAATATGTACTCTTCCATATTCTAAAAAATCTTTAATTTCATTTTTTGCGAATTTTGACCAGTCATGAAATTCATTTAAATAAACGACCATCGTTTCTGGTGGAAAATAATCGTCTAAACACTCACCTTTAAATTTATCATTCAATTCGACTTTATAGATAATTTCTCCG is part of the Halobacteriovoraceae bacterium genome and harbors:
- a CDS encoding HAMP domain-containing histidine kinase translates to MIKRNLLLYLLFAGLISSGLMAYTQSDCDKCEVYIDSLEHPVPMTGVWKFTTTDIPFNALPEDVHKDWVYIKTPGAWKGVKGKGVNFKVGWYKTKLKFSEDLIGTRVTFLIDTYISDFEFYLDGKSIFKRSEGESFRSYYSIRPIPVEFTVTSIEHTVAFRIETYLMRGVYQLPFQIREKKPFDLTTLFTELWTNDIKAFGSTILTIFGIFFLIVYKRTKQEIYLITGIIGVVSYPYFSVPTDFFYKMFHSYNVLLTHYYGFITISFSTNIFAQMVNGKINKKFVTVLGISQTLLAVLITSLYFIDSVDLFQIMRKLVFISCGLTSVHTVYKSYQFSKTKQTGSRILFYSFLTYFMTTTHDIFLATDVIVSRALAPTGGLFYIVSIIYYTIYIYSDTYRRNDELVGELTNMTQSLEQAVQDTTAELEETNKLLHQTGQTAGMYQLANGILHDIANVLTTTLALAKRIISLVNHEDTRSPYKEKLSIHTSKLYNSLKIVADIIKSQQNYAKTKVESERIPVEQLIQDIIDLNSTFISNEAVKVHLDLTPNLSPWCHKNKLFQVLLNLFKNSIEALKENAIDNREVWISTYESGDFCVIKIKDNGIGISKENLEKMFTHGFTTKKTGHGFGLHASFNSIKEMGGEMKVESNGEGEGAAFYLQLSMVAKKNEEAA
- a CDS encoding DUF523 and DUF1722 domain-containing protein — translated: MNEKPKILISSCLLGMKVRHDGGHCSNRTVNELFSRFIEFVPICPEQFIGLGTPRPAMHLRISNGDMCLVDKEGRNYKEEQQRLKNIHDSIPVEQICGAILKKNSPSCALDRITYTDDEGRFLGKTDGVYAKLLKKSLDIPLIDDGRLHSEVLVENFFVQVFALNEFNQSVLTYKDLQKFHKKHKFLLYQYNQHKMRVLGHMAADVTRETFTSMKKEYISVFSDVLRGGVTRENRINAFYHIFGFFKSVLTSGEKRFIIQQFELYRKNIVHFMAVLKQLEFLAFKYKISYLTEQSFFIPFPEDLRIAC
- a CDS encoding MerR family transcriptional regulator: MEQNKDNFYSIQMASRLSGVGVHTIRAWEKRYSAIVPLRSSTGRRKYSKENIEKLKLLSDLSILGNNIGSMAHLSIEELESMIGQVNKHYANSNRTIPENQTINTDNSLDKLLMALQFYKLDVIGHELEKLKMSLSPKDMALKIVSPLLYEVGVKVEKGNFSISQ
- a CDS encoding TIGR01777 family protein → MKLLITGATGMVGNRVLQYLNGQGHDITITTRRKNLDVSKLPCKVNVLEWTDNLDAKSLVGIEGVINLMGENIGAKRWSDNQKKLIINSRFDKTSELISKLNLSAKETLKVFVSASAIGIYPKDQISRDENSEHDKDFLAKVCEQWESSLNNLGQNVRKVIFRMGVVVGNGGMLSKLRPIFKLGLGGPIGSGDTLMSWIHVDDIAKLFVEAISQESFEGCYNATAPEVISNKEFTKSLAQSLGRPAFFPVPPFALKLAFGEMSHLMLDSQNIVPKRLIEKNYKFLYPNILAALNSL
- a CDS encoding AAA family ATPase; the encoded protein is MSIIRFIVGFIITGLLFSNAFADFEDVERLRKILNYNVDQDLQLEFLKIIEGKRYLEISEEAELLLFLHADEKDKKRQNIELMYQTIIVLGKSLNRDAESHFYSLQTEILSQFSSTSPEYKRLSDAFERSFLEINDTSSEIPLLKNSPPNRIPKLDRQHMKKVELLARSKPSIGSDANRMYAMTIQDYAKEAKDKLSKWIIGQPELVNNIVKIEVKNRAKGYMSRKKPVISYLIGAPGNGKDTAAKAHVNFIHDRMDAYEEHFFETPRLQTKSDLAQLFGSPPGYVNSDNFPEFFDRLIKHSGGKYKKVEMKKPNGEIIYKVELNDKFKGECLDDYFPPETMVVYLNEFHDWSKFAKNEIKDFLEYGRVHIKNPNGGLTTIAVPVTIYIASNEGIHLTTAREISGKRFGKPLTYEESLSLWEQNYKNKTLLKDTLMQYNSALGNNDSETAKGTSEEIISRIPATRIFLMRPLSPGSLQQIIRFKLHQLQMEYFESHTEFSRLKFTFTNKLVKFIQEYNFNAEENARPLDDKIGILVEETINMAFVKKIIVAQEGLKINIDVEQREDKSWELVFNYKYKNLETDELITKKAQLLIEPTLYDIPPMPISSEEIENLLGLENRLKEKIFGIDKIAQKIAKAVLLAEEGRVGGANTKDKARSYGLFGLSGTGKTETAKVLAESLYGSSKKLVILEMGRIKSVDDLKTVITGHKDPRGLVIPSEFMKHFDKHQGRFIVVLDELSNAPQEVQTELYNFLDEPVVEFVDGNARSMANVTFIITGNTGEEWYNGIPDWLSDDLRRKAFQDVFEFSLENPNFVRSTLEQKFKPAFLNRLNGAFFYPPLDFKAARQIADLKMKLLMDKFKASESKRGWNLLFENVESYNRLLNFIESESFDTDKQGRSIDDYVNGEVYEKIRLALLENDVESNTDILISVGEVISSDSNGEKNRQNFKEITLVLESGREIHVILEGKLHHDNPVTSWKDQVKTSFHEAGHEIVRKVYLEDYFESKFISRIPGVMEFNGALIVYAGVASSKDIKRPTLNYEYIIREMAVLSGGFVGEQLITQGWSDAGGKSNDMERANSLAEQAILINGLSKEWGNRTVPTGMTIKTYKENSLTQDDLKLLNTIKAKMRLEAEELARYALLRNRETYLKMGHELAIKGKLTRPELDQIYTETNVITDKEEAFKKRWTTYVGGALAARLAKYKKVNSISPKFTSDMTLQKDEVFSFEKYVNDEKQKAYASIPDCQHYFIKEN